A genomic window from Nicotiana sylvestris chromosome 11, ASM39365v2, whole genome shotgun sequence includes:
- the LOC104211444 gene encoding probable polyamine transporter At3g13620, which yields MTQKIESHPSTITTATTEPPQTTQDLPITTTTTKNHKLTLIPLIFLIYFEVAGGPYGEEPAVKAAGPLLAILGFLIFPFIWSVPEALITAELSTTFPGNGGFVIWADKAFGPFWGSLMGTWKFLTGVINIASFPVLCISYLENIFPVLSSGVSRKLAILGSTLFLSFVNYTGLTIVGYVAVVLGVISLAPFIIMSLIAIPKIHPHRWISLGQKGVKKDWNLFFNTLFWNLNFWDNVSTMAGEVENPKKTFPVALFSSVIFTCLGYIIPLLAVTGAVSVDQNDWDTGFMANAAEIISGKWLKFWIEIGAVLSTIGLFEAQLSSSAFQLLGMAEIAFLPKFFGLRSKWFNTPWVGIILSTSISLGMSYMDFQDIISSANFLYSLGMLLEFASFIWLRRKYPLIKRPYRVPMKLPLLVIMCLIPCGFLVFIMAIATKLVYLISGLMTVGGIGWYFLMNFCKSKKLLKFNNKVDDIYEE from the coding sequence ATGACACAGAAGATTGAATCACATCCTTCCACCATTACAACAGCCACCACAGAACCACCACAAACCACCCAAGACCTCCCTATAACCACCACCACCACAAAAAACCATAAACTCACACTCATCCCTTTaattttcctcatatattttgaAGTAGCTGGTGGTCCATATGGTGAAGAACCAGCAGTTAAAGCAGCTGGTCCTTTACTAGCAATTCTTGGTTTTTTAATTTTTCCATTTATTTGGAGTGTTCCTGAGGCTTTAATTACAGCTGAACTTTCAACAACTTTTCCTGGTAATGGTGGTTTTGTTATTTGGGCTGATAAAGCTTTTGGTCCTTTTTGGGGTTCTTTAATGGGAACATGGAAATTCTTAACTGGTGTTATAAATattgcttcttttccagttttatgTATTAGttatttagaaaatatttttcctgTTCTTTCATCTGGGGTTTCAAGAAAATTAGCAATTCTTGGATCAACattatttttatcttttgttaACTATACTGGTTTAACAATTGTAGGGTATGTTGCAGTTGTACTTGGTGTTATTTCACTTGCACCTTTTATTATAATGTCATTAATTGCTATACCAAAAATTCATCCTCATAGGTGGATTAGTTTAGGTCAAAAGGGTGTGAAAAAAGATTGGAATTTGTTTTTTAATACTCTTTTTTGGAACTTAAATTTTTGGGATAATGTTAGTACTATGGCAGGAGAAgttgaaaatccaaaaaaaacattTCCAGTAGCATTATTTTCATCTGTTATTTTTACTTGTTTGGGGTATATTATTCCACTTTTGGCTGTGACTGGAGCTGTTTCAGTTGATCAAAATGATTGGGACACAGGATTTATGGCAAATGCAGCAGAAATAATTTCTGGTAAATGGTTGAAATTTTGGATTGAAATTGGTGCTGTTTTATCAACTATTGGATTATTTGAAGCACAATTGAGTAGTTCAGCATTTCAACTTTTGGGTATGGCTGAAATAGCATTTTTGCCTAAGTTTTTTGGGTTAAGATCAAAATGGTTTAATACACCATGGGTTGGAATAATATTATCGACATCAATTTCATTGGGAATGTCATATATGGATTTTCAAGATATTATTTCTTCAGCCAATTTCCTGTATAGTTTGGGTATGCTATTGGAATTCGCATCATTTATTTGGCTAAGGAGGAAATATCCATTGATTAAAAGACCTTATAGAGTGCCAATGAAATTACCACTTTTGGTAATTATGTGTTTAATTCCGTGTGGTTTTTTGGTATTTATTATGGCTATAGCAACAAAACTTGTGTATTTAATTAGTGGATTGATGACTGTTGGAGGGATTGGTTGGTATTTTCTTATGAATTTTTGTAAGTCAAAGAAgttgcttaagttcaacaataaGGTAGATGATATTTATGAGGAATAA
- the LOC104211445 gene encoding uncharacterized protein codes for MLLQGWGFPSASLKFCRRRNTSIYNNPTTKILIYSCPRKHGRCFSSSSLNYKSLPKLVCLHGIGIEDITDVIHNKVLVAAAVSAAAGQLMKPFTSTLFYGNQFNIKTALQAGGFPSTHSSAVVATATALGLERGFSDSIFGLAVVYAGLVMYDAQGVRREVGIHAKAFNKALFRNQINSVPSNNELDVLTDSIQEKLSSGAESLDPRLSEESSPFQPRLKNVTLLLKPDERRVSSTFAPLKEQVGHTEVEVIAGAFLGFFVSLAVSLT; via the exons ATGTTATTGCAAGGTTggggctttccatctgcttctttaAAATTCTGCAGAAGACGTAACACTTCAATTTACAACAATCCAACAACTAAAATCCTCATATATTCTTGTCCTAGAAAACATGGTAGATgtttttcttcatcttctttgaactaTAAATCTTTGCCTAAGTTGGTTTGTCTTCATGGAATTGGAATAGAAGACATTACTGATGTCATCCATAACAAG GTTTTGGTTGCAGCAGCTGTATCTGCAGCGgctggtcagctgatgaagcCTTTTACTTCAACTCTATTTTATGGCAATCAGTTCAATATCAAGACAGCATTACAGGCTGGGGGTTTCCCTTCCACACACTCATCG GCAGTAGTCGCCACAGCCACCGCCCTTGGCTTGGAAAG GGGCTTTTCAGATTCGATTTTTGGTTTAGCAGTGGTGTATGCTGGCCTTGTGATGTATGATGCGCAG GGAGTTCGAAGGGAAGTAGGCATTCATGCAAAAGCATTCAATAAAGCTTTGTTCAGAAATCAAATAAACTCAGTTCCATCTAATAACGAACTTGATGTTTTGACGGATTCTATACAAGAGAAATTATCCTCAGGTGCAGAGAGCCTTGATCCTCGATTATCAGAGGAATCAAGTCCTTTTCAACCAAGGTTGAAGAATGTTACTCTATTGCTTAAACCCGATGAAAGACGAGTCTCATCTACTTTTGCTCCATTGAAAGAACAAGTTGGTCATACAGAGGTTGAAGTCATAGCAGGTGCATTCTTGGGATTCTTTGTGAGTTTGGCGGTAAGTTTGACGTGA